The following nucleotide sequence is from Deltaproteobacteria bacterium.
CTCATCCTGTACAACATCCGTGAGAATCGAGGTCATGATTCGGGCCGTGCCGGGTGATATGACGTTTCGGACTATTGTTGGTGAATACTCCTCGACTACGCGGCCCCTCTTGTCCACCAGGGCCCGGACAATGTAGGGTTTCATCAGGACTCCGTTATTAGCGATGGCCGACAGAGCCGTTACCAGTTGGAGAGCCGTAACGGAAATGCCCTGCCCGAAAGAGATTGCCGATGTGTCGACACGTGTCCAGTTGGAGACCGGCCGGAGAAGGCCGGAGACTTCTCCTGTAAGATCTATACCGGTTTTGGAACCGAAACCAAAATCCCTGATGTACTGATAGAATTTTTCTTTCCCCAACTGTTCGGATACCTTGATACAACCGATATTACTGGAATATTTGACAACTTCACGAACGTTCAGAGAAGCGTGACGTTTTCGCTGGGCTTCATGGAAGACCCGGTTGGCGACCTGATAATACCCATTCTCGCAAAATACACGGTCCTTTTCACTGATTACTTTTTCTTCCAGCGCAGCGGCGATCAGGAATGGTTTAAACGTGGATCCGGGATCAAAGACATCCGTGATGGCTCTGTTTTTGGCATGCCCCGGTAGCGCTTTGCTGTAAGAATTCGGATCAAATGTGGGTTGGTTGGCCAGCGCCAGGATTTCGCCTGTACGGGGGTTCATGGCAATGGCAAAGCCTCCCTTGGCGCCCTTTTCGCGAACCGCTGCTTTCAACTGGCTTTCCACCAGATATTGAATGCGGCTATCAAGGGTTAGAACCAGATTGTAAGCCGTATCCTCGGTGACGCCAGCGGTTTCGATGCGGGGATAAAGCCATTTGCCTTTGGCGTCCCTGCCCCGGACCAGTTTCTGTGGCGTACCTTTCAAATACCGGTCATATCTTACCTCAAGTCCTTCCAGGCCCGTTGATTCCGTGCCGACAAAGCCAAGAATTTGGCCCGCCAGTTCACCATTGGGGTAGAGACGTTGGGGCTCCTTGACGATAAAAAGGGCGTCGTTCTTGAGGGACTCTACTGCTTTGGCCTGTTCAGGACGGACGCGCCGGGCAATCCAGCAAAAGTTTTTATTTCCTCTCACCCTTTTCAAAAGAGCAGCCTTGTCCACATCGAGTAATTTGGCCATCTGTTCGGCAAAGGCTTGCGGTTTTTTGATTTTGGATGGATCGGCACATATGGAATCCATGAGTACGCTTGCCGCCAGTTTTTCTCCATTCCGATCAAAGATGATGCCTCTTTCGGGGAGCATTTCGAGCGTCTTCGTGTGCTGGCGTTGTGCCATCAATTTCAGTTTGTTCCCATTTAGGATTTGTAACTGGAACGCCCGGGAGATGAGGGCGATAAAAAGAATCAAAAAAAGGAACAAAACCGTGCAAAGTCTGAATTTAAGCCACTTGATGGATTCGGCATTCATTTCGTCTGCCCCGGATCTTCAATAAAGAAAACCTGTTCCCGTTCCGGGTAGGTCATCTGTAATTTCTCTATGGCCAGGGAGGTGATTCTTTTGGGGGATTTCAGCGTTGCCAGTTCAACCAGTAACTTTTTCTGCTCTTCCATAAGCGCATCTTTTTTATTGATTTCTGTTGCGACTTGGTATTCGAGAGTTGTCATCAGGTTATGTGACCATACGTACAAAACAGCGACAGCCATGATGACCATGGCAATGAAAATGAAGGGGGAATAGCCGAATCTGGTCAGAACGCACCCTGATTCCCTATCTTCTTTCAGGGCGTCCCGCGATGCGATGACCATATCTTTTGCCATGCTAGATCCTCTCGGCGGTTCTCAGGCGGGCGCTTCTGGCCCGGGGATTCATGTTAATTTCCCTCGTTGCGGGGGTTATGGGTTTTGCAGTCAGAATCCTTAATCTGGCCTGGTGTCCACAGATACAAACCGGGATGTCTGGAGGGCAAACACAACTCTTTGACCAGAGACGAAAGGCGTTTTTCACGATTCTGTCTTCCAGTGATTGAAAGGAGAAGATGGAAAAACGTCCCCCGTCTTTCAATTTGTCCACTCCAGAGGAGATGGCCTGTCTCAGGTTGTTCAGTTCATCGTTGACATGGATGCGTATGGCCTGAAATGTTTTTGTCGCCGGGTGGATTCTCCGGTTCCGTTGGCCCGGTGGGATGGCCCGGACTACAATATCGCTCAAAGACGCGGTCGTCATGACCGGACTGGTTCTTCTGGCCCGTACGATGGCACGAGCGATTCTTCTGGCCATCGTTTCCTCTCCGCATTCCCAGATTACCTGCTGCAATTCGGCCTCCGAGGCATGGTTAATAAATTCGTAAGCGCTGATTGTCTGGTCTTTGTCCATCCTCATATCCAGGGGGGCGTCAGATGAAAAACTGAAGCCCCGCTCCGGGGTGTCCAGTTGATGGGAAGATACGCCAAGGTCCAGGAGGATACCGTCCACTTTTTCGATTCCTTCTTCACAAAGGATTTCCGCCATTCGGCAAAAATTTGCCTTCCGGAGAATTTTACGGGCACCGAAAGAAGCAAGCCGTTTTCCCGATTCCTGTAACGCGTCATCATCTCTATCCAAACCAATGAGAAGGCCGTCAGGGCTTGTGGCCTCCAGGATGCGTCTGGCGTGTCCCCCTCCACCGATGGTCCCGTCGACGAAGATACCGCCGGGTTGACAACGGAGGCTGACGATTACTTCCTCGAGCAGAACGGGCTTGTGATAGGAGCGCCATTCGCCATTCTTCCTTAAATCCCCAGGTCCACCATACATTTTTCGTAGGATTCGAGATTACTTCCCGTATCGTTCATCTCTGTGTCGAAGCGTTCCTTATCCCATATTTCAATGCTTTTCAGCATGCCGGCAAGAACAACATCTTTATCGAGGTGGGCGTATTCT
It contains:
- a CDS encoding penicillin-binding protein, with protein sequence MNAESIKWLKFRLCTVLFLFLILFIALISRAFQLQILNGNKLKLMAQRQHTKTLEMLPERGIIFDRNGEKLAASVLMDSICADPSKIKKPQAFAEQMAKLLDVDKAALLKRVRGNKNFCWIARRVRPEQAKAVESLKNDALFIVKEPQRLYPNGELAGQILGFVGTESTGLEGLEVRYDRYLKGTPQKLVRGRDAKGKWLYPRIETAGVTEDTAYNLVLTLDSRIQYLVESQLKAAVREKGAKGGFAIAMNPRTGEILALANQPTFDPNSYSKALPGHAKNRAITDVFDPGSTFKPFLIAAALEEKVISEKDRVFCENGYYQVANRVFHEAQRKRHASLNVREVVKYSSNIGCIKVSEQLGKEKFYQYIRDFGFGSKTGIDLTGEVSGLLRPVSNWTRVDTSAISFGQGISVTALQLVTALSAIANNGVLMKPYIVRALVDKRGRVVEEYSPTIVRNVISPGTARIMTSILTDVVQDEDGTGKNARIKHLSVAGKTGTSQKFDFSRGVYSSERVRTTFMGFFPAKNPQIAILVSLDEPQRDKWGGVAAAPVFRNIGEQMLTCFQSYIKDPSLFAPDEDTSPKSSKVKLVSATRVIPETIERAELIDIEDESIIPNFQGMSVREVLKKARERGIELKINGSGWAVSQVPQAGVPIRSHPYCLVSFKTER
- the rsmH gene encoding 16S rRNA (cytosine(1402)-N(4))-methyltransferase RsmH translates to MYGGPGDLRKNGEWRSYHKPVLLEEVIVSLRCQPGGIFVDGTIGGGGHARRILEATSPDGLLIGLDRDDDALQESGKRLASFGARKILRKANFCRMAEILCEEGIEKVDGILLDLGVSSHQLDTPERGFSFSSDAPLDMRMDKDQTISAYEFINHASEAELQQVIWECGEETMARRIARAIVRARRTSPVMTTASLSDIVVRAIPPGQRNRRIHPATKTFQAIRIHVNDELNNLRQAISSGVDKLKDGGRFSIFSFQSLEDRIVKNAFRLWSKSCVCPPDIPVCICGHQARLRILTAKPITPATREINMNPRARSARLRTAERI
- the ftsL gene encoding cell division protein FtsL codes for the protein MAKDMVIASRDALKEDRESGCVLTRFGYSPFIFIAMVIMAVAVLYVWSHNLMTTLEYQVATEINKKDALMEEQKKLLVELATLKSPKRITSLAIEKLQMTYPEREQVFFIEDPGQTK